In Denitratisoma sp. DHT3, one DNA window encodes the following:
- a CDS encoding nuclear transport factor 2 family protein → MTEQNLDLASLAARIDRLESLDAIRQLPAKYALSLDMRDLDAHVNLFAPDIRISKDKAGRQHMKAWVDDTLRNQFTGTSHHIGGHIIEFKDLDHASGVVYSKNEHETGPEWVIMQMLYWDDYERIDGRWYFRRRLPCYWYASDLNKPPIGDMKMRWPGREPYSGAWHELWPSWKEFWANPSEGLPEVAEPAPLDKFLETMRRGAPIPKIRVR, encoded by the coding sequence ATGACTGAGCAAAACCTCGACCTGGCCAGCCTGGCCGCCCGCATCGACCGCCTCGAGTCCCTCGACGCGATTCGCCAGTTGCCGGCGAAATACGCGCTGTCCCTGGATATGCGGGATCTCGACGCGCATGTGAACCTCTTTGCACCCGACATCCGCATCAGCAAGGACAAGGCGGGCCGCCAGCACATGAAGGCCTGGGTGGACGACACCCTGCGCAACCAGTTCACCGGCACCTCGCATCACATCGGCGGCCACATCATCGAGTTCAAGGACCTCGACCACGCCAGCGGCGTCGTTTATTCCAAGAACGAACACGAGACCGGTCCCGAGTGGGTGATCATGCAGATGCTCTACTGGGACGACTACGAGCGCATCGACGGCCGCTGGTACTTCCGCCGCCGCCTGCCCTGCTACTGGTATGCCAGCGACTTGAACAAACCGCCGATCGGCGACATGAAGATGCGCTGGCCGGGGCGCGAGCCCTACAGCGGTGCCTGGCACGAGCTGTGGCCGTCGTGGAAGGAGTTCTGGGCCAATCCTTCCGAGGGCCTGCCCGAGGTGGCCGAGCCCGCGCCGCTGGACAAGTTCCTGGAAACCATGCGCCGCGGCGCGCCGATCCCGAAGATCCGGGTGCGCTGA
- a CDS encoding LLM class flavin-dependent oxidoreductase — protein sequence MAYISIKYDCRAPAGVSPMSLAEIYDTALAQVAWLDTLGYPITVNFCEHHGSTDDYLPSPIILAAAAARMTRNVRIQVNVIVPFHDPLRIAEDVAVLDQLSGGRAEVLLLGGYVPDEMAMFGVDPHRRGVLMEECVTTLKAAWSGEPFQHRGRPCRIRPRPLQQPHPPIFMGGTSAPAARRAARLGDAFIGGLPELNDIYVRECQAQGKTPRFQGRMPFSYLFASEDPERTWQGIAPYCLYETNTYARWQASAALDAMYQEATDADALRATGIYQVVTPERVLAGAATMADNDAFVLHPLMSGLDKDLSWEGLRVFFERIAPHVKLNLI from the coding sequence ATGGCCTACATTTCGATCAAATACGACTGCCGTGCTCCCGCGGGTGTTTCTCCGATGTCCCTGGCGGAGATCTACGATACCGCGCTGGCTCAGGTGGCCTGGCTGGATACCCTGGGCTATCCGATCACCGTCAATTTCTGCGAGCACCACGGCTCGACCGACGACTACCTGCCCAGTCCCATCATCCTGGCCGCCGCCGCCGCGCGGATGACCCGCAATGTGCGCATTCAGGTCAACGTCATCGTTCCCTTCCACGACCCGCTGCGCATCGCCGAAGACGTGGCGGTGCTGGACCAGTTGAGCGGCGGCCGGGCCGAGGTGCTTTTGCTGGGCGGCTACGTGCCCGACGAGATGGCCATGTTCGGCGTCGATCCGCACCGCCGCGGCGTGCTGATGGAGGAGTGCGTGACCACCCTGAAGGCGGCCTGGAGCGGCGAACCCTTCCAGCATCGGGGCCGCCCCTGCCGCATCCGGCCACGCCCCTTGCAGCAGCCCCATCCACCCATCTTCATGGGCGGCACCAGCGCCCCCGCCGCCCGGCGCGCGGCTCGGCTGGGCGACGCCTTCATCGGCGGCCTGCCCGAGCTGAATGACATTTACGTGCGGGAATGCCAAGCCCAGGGCAAGACGCCGCGGTTCCAGGGACGCATGCCGTTTTCCTACCTGTTCGCCAGCGAGGACCCCGAGCGCACCTGGCAGGGCATCGCGCCCTATTGCCTCTACGAGACCAACACCTATGCCCGCTGGCAGGCCAGCGCCGCCCTGGACGCCATGTACCAGGAAGCCACCGACGCGGACGCACTGCGCGCCACCGGCATCTACCAGGTGGTCACACCGGAGCGGGTATTGGCGGGGGCGGCGACGATGGCCGACAACGACGCCTTTGTGCTGCATCCGCTGATGTCGGGACTGGACAAGGATTTGAGCTGGGAGGGACTGCGGGTATTCTTCGAGCGGATCGCTCCCCATGTGAAACTCAATCTGATCTGA
- a CDS encoding TetR/AcrR family transcriptional regulator, with amino-acid sequence MPKIVDHDQRREVIARAAAELIAEKGLAAATFREIAAHTGFSKGVIEHYFDDKEHIVSKALDWVDERYLKHEQRLTRGKQGLDAVCARLTCTLPLSPAATLHWKVRLNYWGLATTRPDWQALLEQRSQATYRRFARDLQEAIALGQAAPELDVTQAGQMLVHFATGVSINALLSPRLYNRRYLIQACEQVLLDLEQWHRGTGAFSPKIFVTGSPTHD; translated from the coding sequence GTGCCCAAAATAGTTGACCATGACCAGCGCCGCGAGGTGATTGCCCGCGCCGCCGCAGAACTGATCGCGGAGAAAGGCCTGGCGGCCGCCACCTTCCGCGAGATCGCCGCCCATACCGGATTCTCCAAGGGCGTCATCGAGCATTATTTCGACGACAAGGAGCACATCGTCAGCAAAGCCCTGGACTGGGTGGATGAGCGCTACCTGAAGCACGAGCAGCGCCTGACCCGCGGCAAGCAGGGGCTGGACGCCGTTTGCGCCCGACTGACCTGCACGCTGCCGCTGAGTCCCGCGGCGACGCTGCACTGGAAGGTGCGCCTGAACTACTGGGGCCTGGCCACCACCCGCCCCGACTGGCAGGCTTTGCTGGAACAGCGCTCCCAGGCGACCTACCGGCGCTTTGCTCGCGATCTCCAGGAGGCGATCGCGCTGGGGCAGGCGGCGCCCGAACTGGACGTCACCCAGGCGGGACAGATGCTGGTCCATTTCGCCACCGGCGTCAGCATCAACGCCCTGCTGTCGCCCCGGCTCTACAACCGGCGCTACCTGATCCAGGCCTGCGAGCAGGTGCTCCTGGATCTGGAGCAGTGGCACCGCGGGACCGGCGCGTTCAGCCCGAAAATTTTCGTCACAGGAAGCCCGACCCATGACTGA
- the thiS gene encoding sulfur carrier protein ThiS — protein MITINLNGAARELAPGATLSDLLASMGLAGKRVAIERNGAIVPRSLHGETRLAPGDVVEIVSAVGGG, from the coding sequence ATGATCACCATCAATCTGAATGGCGCGGCCCGAGAACTGGCGCCCGGCGCCACCCTCTCCGACCTGTTGGCCAGCATGGGCCTGGCGGGCAAGCGCGTCGCCATCGAACGCAACGGCGCGATCGTGCCGCGCAGCCTGCATGGCGAGACCCGGCTGGCGCCGGGCGACGTTGTTGAAATTGTGTCCGCCGTCGGCGGCGGCTGA
- the hemB gene encoding porphobilinogen synthase, with translation MNLKGQFPSSRMRRMRRDDFSRRLMRETRLSADDLIYPVFVLEGQGRTEQVASMPGVERVTLDRLLPVAERALNLGVPALALFPVIGADKKSDTAEEAWNPEGLVPTVVARLKREFPELGVITDVALDPYTSHGQDGLIDPADPRGYVMNDETLEALAKQALCHARAGADVVAPSDMMDGRIGRIRQTLDAERLIHTRILAYSAKYASSFYGPFRDAVGSAGNLGKGNKYTYQMDPANSDEALREVALDLEEGADMVMVKPGMPYLDIVRRVKDEFGVPTYAYQVSGEYAMLQAAFANGWLDRDTCTLEALLAFKRAGADGILTYFALEAAELLRRG, from the coding sequence ATGAACTTGAAAGGCCAATTCCCCTCGAGTCGAATGCGGCGGATGCGTCGGGACGATTTTTCGCGGCGCCTGATGCGGGAAACCCGTCTTTCCGCGGACGATCTGATTTACCCGGTCTTCGTCCTGGAAGGCCAGGGGCGCACCGAGCAGGTGGCCTCGATGCCCGGCGTGGAGCGGGTGACCCTCGACCGCTTGCTGCCGGTGGCCGAGCGCGCGCTGAATCTGGGGGTTCCGGCGCTGGCGCTGTTTCCGGTGATCGGTGCGGACAAGAAGTCCGACACGGCCGAGGAGGCATGGAATCCGGAAGGCCTGGTGCCGACGGTGGTGGCGCGGCTGAAGCGGGAATTCCCCGAATTGGGGGTGATCACCGACGTGGCGCTGGACCCCTACACCAGCCACGGCCAGGACGGCCTGATCGATCCGGCCGATCCACGCGGCTACGTCATGAACGACGAGACCCTGGAGGCGCTGGCCAAGCAGGCGCTGTGTCACGCGCGGGCCGGGGCCGACGTGGTGGCGCCGTCCGACATGATGGACGGCCGCATCGGCCGCATCCGCCAGACGCTCGATGCCGAGCGCCTGATCCACACCCGCATCCTGGCCTACTCGGCCAAGTACGCCTCCTCCTTCTACGGGCCTTTCCGCGATGCGGTCGGCTCCGCCGGCAATCTGGGCAAGGGCAACAAGTACACCTACCAGATGGACCCGGCCAACAGCGACGAGGCCTTGCGGGAAGTGGCGCTCGACCTCGAAGAGGGTGCGGACATGGTGATGGTCAAGCCCGGCATGCCCTATCTGGACATCGTGCGCCGGGTGAAGGACGAATTCGGCGTGCCGACCTATGCCTATCAGGTCAGCGGCGAATACGCGATGCTCCAGGCGGCCTTCGCCAACGGCTGGCTGGACCGCGACACCTGCACCCTGGAAGCGCTGCTGGCCTTCAAGCGGGCCGGCGCCGACGGCATCCTGACCTATTTCGCCCTGGAGGCGGCGGAACTGCTGCGGCGGGGCTGA
- a CDS encoding pyrimidine 5'-nucleotidase, which translates to MNQGGRVWLFDLDNTLHDATPHIFPHINRAMTTYVAGTLDLPEDEASRLRVDYWQRYGATLSGMMRHHDTNPHHFLWHTHQFPDLGRMVVFRRALGAALDALPGRKIVFSNAPAHYAAAVLDIMGVHRHFDAIWSIERLRFTPKPFRAGFQRLLQQEGLRPAQCVMVEDSAENLRTAKRLGMTTVLISRRLRTPAFVDVRLDSVLHLPRRFGRR; encoded by the coding sequence ATGAACCAGGGCGGACGCGTCTGGCTGTTCGATCTCGACAACACGCTCCACGACGCCACGCCCCACATCTTCCCCCACATCAACCGGGCCATGACGACCTATGTGGCGGGGACCCTGGACCTGCCCGAGGACGAGGCGAGCCGCTTGCGGGTGGATTACTGGCAGCGCTACGGCGCCACCCTGAGCGGCATGATGCGCCACCACGACACGAATCCGCATCATTTCCTCTGGCACACCCACCAGTTCCCGGACCTGGGACGCATGGTGGTGTTCCGCCGCGCGCTCGGCGCCGCGCTGGACGCGCTGCCGGGCCGCAAGATCGTGTTCTCCAACGCGCCCGCCCACTACGCGGCCGCGGTGCTGGACATCATGGGCGTGCATCGGCACTTCGACGCGATCTGGTCGATCGAGCGCCTGCGTTTCACCCCCAAGCCATTCCGGGCCGGTTTCCAGCGCCTGCTGCAGCAGGAGGGATTGCGGCCGGCCCAGTGCGTGATGGTCGAGGACAGCGCGGAAAACCTGCGCACCGCCAAGCGCCTGGGCATGACGACGGTGCTGATCTCGCGCCGGCTGCGCACCCCGGCCTTCGTCGACGTGCGTCTCGATTCGGTGCTGCATCTGCCGCGGCGCTTCGGACGGCGCTGA
- the argB gene encoding acetylglutamate kinase, with product MSDKPSPHLKAGILAEALPYIKRFHGRTIVVKYGGNAMTDEHLKQCFARDVVLLKLVGMNVVVVHGGGPQIENLLTRVGKKGEFIQGMRVTDAETMELVEMVLGGQVNKDVVNLINQAGGKAVGLTGKDGNFIRAKKLMMADLSKPGDLIDVGQVGDIVSIDPSLIALLDTGAFIPVIAPIGVGSEGETYNINADVVAGKIAEVLKAEKLVLLTNTPGVLDKDGRLLTGITPHDIDDMVADGTLSGGMLPKIGSALDAARSGVKSVHIIDGRVEHALLLEILTDEGVGTLIKSK from the coding sequence ATGAGCGACAAGCCCTCACCCCACCTGAAGGCCGGCATCCTGGCCGAGGCCCTGCCCTACATCAAGCGTTTCCACGGCCGCACCATCGTCGTCAAGTACGGCGGCAACGCGATGACCGACGAGCATCTGAAACAGTGCTTCGCCCGCGACGTGGTGCTGCTGAAGCTGGTGGGCATGAACGTGGTGGTGGTCCACGGCGGCGGGCCGCAGATCGAGAACCTGCTGACCCGGGTGGGCAAGAAGGGCGAGTTCATCCAGGGGATGCGCGTCACCGATGCCGAGACCATGGAACTGGTGGAGATGGTGCTGGGCGGCCAGGTCAACAAGGACGTGGTGAACCTGATCAACCAGGCCGGCGGCAAGGCGGTCGGCCTCACCGGCAAGGACGGCAACTTCATCCGCGCCAAGAAGTTGATGATGGCAGATCTCAGCAAACCCGGCGATCTGATCGACGTCGGCCAGGTGGGCGACATCGTCTCCATCGACCCCTCGCTGATCGCGCTGCTCGACACCGGCGCCTTCATTCCGGTGATCGCCCCGATCGGCGTGGGCAGCGAAGGCGAGACCTACAACATCAACGCCGACGTGGTGGCGGGCAAGATCGCCGAGGTGCTGAAGGCCGAAAAGCTGGTGCTGCTCACCAACACGCCGGGCGTGCTGGACAAGGACGGCAGGCTGCTGACCGGCATCACGCCGCACGACATCGACGACATGGTGGCCGACGGCACCCTCTCCGGCGGCATGCTGCCCAAGATCGGCTCGGCGCTGGACGCGGCCCGCAGCGGGGTGAAGAGCGTGCATATCATCGACGGCCGGGTGGAGCACGCGCTGCTGCTGGAGATCCTGACCGACGAGGGCGTCGGCACCCTGATCAAGTCCAAGTGA
- a CDS encoding SDR family NAD(P)-dependent oxidoreductase translates to MSPPSPTPGLAGRVALVTGGTSGIGAATVREFIAHGARVMIAGIEDQAGAAMVAELCAAHGAEAARYVHADVGDLAAVEAMLAATDQAYGRLDILVNNAGVGNYGETPDLAPEQWHRVLDINLNSIFYSCKFAIPLMRRQGGGAIVNIASISGMAADYGFTAYAASKGAAINYTRALALDHARDNIRVNAVCPGLIETPLTTATLAAPSVRETWSGNIPLNRPGRPEEIARLVRFLASDDASYMTGAIVPVDGGLTAWSGQPNMPKVLGLV, encoded by the coding sequence ATGTCCCCACCTTCCCCAACGCCCGGGCTCGCCGGGCGTGTTGCACTGGTCACCGGCGGAACCTCCGGTATCGGCGCCGCCACGGTGCGTGAGTTCATCGCCCACGGCGCCCGGGTCATGATCGCCGGCATCGAAGATCAAGCCGGCGCCGCCATGGTTGCGGAACTGTGCGCCGCCCACGGTGCCGAGGCCGCCCGCTATGTCCACGCCGATGTCGGCGACCTCGCCGCGGTGGAGGCCATGCTGGCCGCCACCGACCAGGCCTACGGCCGCCTGGACATCCTGGTGAACAACGCCGGCGTCGGCAATTACGGCGAGACGCCGGATCTGGCGCCCGAGCAGTGGCATCGGGTGCTGGACATCAACCTGAACTCGATTTTCTACAGTTGCAAGTTCGCCATCCCGCTGATGCGGCGCCAGGGCGGCGGCGCCATCGTCAATATCGCCTCGATTTCCGGCATGGCGGCCGATTACGGCTTCACCGCCTACGCCGCGTCCAAGGGCGCCGCGATCAACTACACCCGCGCCCTGGCCCTGGACCATGCGCGCGACAATATCCGGGTCAACGCGGTATGTCCCGGCCTGATCGAAACGCCGTTGACGACGGCCACGCTCGCGGCGCCGTCGGTCCGGGAGACCTGGTCGGGCAACATCCCGCTGAACCGCCCCGGCAGGCCCGAGGAAATCGCCAGACTGGTGCGCTTCCTCGCCTCCGACGACGCCAGCTACATGACCGGCGCGATCGTTCCGGTGGATGGCGGCCTGACGGCCTGGAGCGGCCAGCCCAACATGCCCAAGGTGCTGGGCCTGGTCTGA
- a CDS encoding Hsp20/alpha crystallin family protein, with protein sequence MANVTRYDPFDDFFRGFLVRPVEMGQGDVPSVKIDVKEQEKAYLVHAELPGMKKEDIHVNIDGPMVSITAERKQEKEVKEGERVLRTERYFGKVSRSFQLGQDVDDEKASAKFTDGVLELTLPKKAATQAKRLTID encoded by the coding sequence ATGGCCAATGTCACGCGTTACGACCCGTTCGATGACTTTTTCCGCGGCTTCCTGGTACGCCCGGTGGAAATGGGGCAAGGGGACGTGCCCTCGGTCAAGATCGACGTCAAGGAACAGGAAAAGGCTTACCTGGTTCACGCCGAACTGCCCGGCATGAAGAAGGAGGACATCCACGTCAATATCGACGGCCCGATGGTTTCCATCACCGCCGAGCGCAAGCAGGAAAAGGAGGTCAAGGAGGGTGAGCGGGTACTGCGCACCGAACGCTACTTCGGCAAGGTATCACGCAGCTTCCAACTGGGGCAGGACGTCGACGACGAGAAGGCGAGCGCCAAGTTCACGGACGGCGTACTGGAACTGACCCTGCCCAAGAAGGCCGCCACCCAGGCCAAGCGCCTGACGATCGACTGA
- a CDS encoding c-type cytochrome — protein sequence MKRFLLPLFFLLATGAVQAADHAAPQADAAKGQQIAAGICVACHNADGNSVIPVNPKLAGQHADYLAKQLREFKSGARPSPVMMGMSAGLSDDDMRNVAAWFAAQKPSGGETKDRETLAQAQKLYRGGDQAKGLPACAGCHGPAGAGIPAQYPRLAGQHADYIEAQLKSFRAAGADPKDTSARANDPNKMMRMVAVKMTDPEIKAVADYIAGLH from the coding sequence ATGAAGCGTTTCCTGCTGCCGCTGTTCTTCTTGCTTGCCACCGGTGCGGTACAGGCGGCCGACCATGCCGCTCCCCAAGCCGATGCCGCCAAGGGCCAACAAATCGCCGCGGGCATTTGCGTCGCCTGTCACAACGCCGACGGCAACAGCGTGATTCCGGTGAATCCCAAGCTGGCCGGCCAACATGCCGACTACCTCGCCAAGCAGTTGCGCGAATTCAAGAGCGGCGCCCGCCCCAGCCCGGTGATGATGGGCATGTCCGCCGGCCTGTCCGACGACGACATGCGCAACGTCGCCGCCTGGTTCGCCGCCCAGAAGCCGAGCGGTGGTGAAACCAAGGATCGGGAAACGTTGGCGCAAGCGCAGAAACTGTATCGCGGCGGCGACCAGGCCAAGGGCCTGCCCGCCTGCGCCGGCTGCCATGGCCCGGCGGGCGCCGGCATCCCCGCCCAGTATCCGCGCCTGGCCGGGCAGCACGCCGACTATATCGAGGCCCAGTTGAAGTCTTTCCGTGCCGCCGGCGCCGATCCCAAGGACACCAGCGCCCGCGCCAACGACCCCAACAAGATGATGCGCATGGTGGCGGTCAAGATGACCGACCCGGAGATCAAGGCCGTGGCCGACTACATCGCCGGCCTGCACTGA
- a CDS encoding thiazole synthase, with translation MTDSLVIAGKAYRSRLLVGTGKYKDFAQTREAIVASGAEIVTVAIRRTNIGQEPGQPSLLDALPPAEFTYLPNTAGCYTADDAVRTLRLARELLDGHDLVKLEVLGDPHTLFPQMPETLKAAETLVKDGFKVMVYCSDDPIQAKLLEEIGCVAIMPLASLIGSGMGILNPWNLRLIVDQAKVPVLVDAGVGTASDAAVAMELGCDGVLMNTAIAQAQDPVLMAGAMKKAVEAGREAFLAGRMPRKYYSASPSSPAEGLIAPRA, from the coding sequence ATGACAGACTCCCTCGTTATCGCAGGCAAGGCCTACCGTTCCCGGCTGCTGGTGGGCACCGGCAAGTACAAGGATTTCGCCCAGACCCGCGAGGCGATCGTGGCGTCCGGCGCCGAGATCGTCACCGTCGCCATCCGCCGCACCAACATCGGCCAGGAGCCGGGCCAGCCTTCGCTGCTGGACGCGCTGCCGCCCGCCGAATTCACTTATCTGCCCAACACGGCCGGCTGCTACACGGCGGACGACGCGGTGCGCACGCTGCGCCTGGCGCGGGAACTGCTCGACGGCCACGATCTGGTCAAGCTGGAGGTGCTGGGCGATCCCCACACCCTGTTCCCGCAGATGCCGGAAACCCTGAAGGCGGCCGAGACCCTGGTGAAGGACGGCTTCAAGGTGATGGTCTATTGTTCCGATGACCCGATCCAGGCCAAGCTGCTCGAAGAGATCGGCTGCGTCGCGATCATGCCCCTGGCGTCCCTGATCGGTTCCGGCATGGGCATCCTCAACCCGTGGAACCTGCGCCTGATCGTCGATCAGGCCAAGGTGCCGGTGCTGGTGGATGCCGGCGTGGGCACCGCGTCGGACGCCGCCGTGGCGATGGAACTGGGCTGCGACGGCGTGCTGATGAACACCGCCATCGCCCAGGCGCAGGATCCGGTGCTGATGGCCGGCGCGATGAAAAAGGCGGTCGAGGCGGGACGCGAGGCCTTCCTGGCGGGGCGGATGCCGCGCAAGTATTACTCGGCGTCGCCCAGTTCCCCCGCCGAAGGGCTCATCGCCCCCCGTGCGTAG
- a CDS encoding thiamine pyrophosphate-binding protein yields MTKNESRPDGGELLVRTLKAAGVEEIFALHGGHLESFWQGCVRHGLRLTDFRHESSAGHAADAYARTTGRLGVCVVTSGPGFTNVISAIANAYLDAVPVLFIVSSPPLRDVETNPLQGGIDQVAMALPTTKWAHRVTHTERIPELAAQAIRTCMNGRPGPVLLDVPIDVLHIPVDEAKVRPATGLNVRTAPAPAAEDVAAIIEMLKAAQRPAIFVGNGIRFAKAEGELRRFAEAAGIPVFCGGHGYGALPYDHPLWGKDLALLGALGMMGQPPLDALLVVGARLGLFTGGRNETIVPNGTPIAHVDLHPAELGRLREVKVPVLADARETFRALADAAQTVDWPDWAAWTATATAIKSMTGAMFGPAQPEQSPAHPHHVMETLSAAMPRDAIYVLDGGEVSAWSHMALKADASCQIIGAGYHGCLGTGPGMSIGAQIAHPDKRVVQVTGDGAMGFHIQEFDTQVRHKLPVLTVILNNQLWGMSAHGQDLIYGRSKRVIADLSGTRYADIAQAFGCHAERVERLADLAPALARALAAGKPACVEVMIDPDVMHPTMPAMVGADNPGPNEIMIPYYDNIVMD; encoded by the coding sequence ATGACTAAGAACGAGAGCCGCCCCGACGGGGGCGAATTGCTGGTACGGACCCTGAAGGCCGCCGGCGTCGAGGAAATCTTCGCCCTGCACGGCGGCCACCTGGAATCCTTCTGGCAGGGCTGCGTCCGCCACGGCCTGCGCCTGACCGACTTCCGCCACGAATCATCCGCCGGCCACGCCGCCGATGCCTACGCCCGCACCACGGGGCGGCTCGGCGTCTGTGTGGTGACCTCCGGCCCCGGCTTCACCAACGTCATCTCCGCCATCGCCAACGCCTATCTGGACGCCGTGCCGGTGCTGTTCATCGTCAGTTCGCCCCCCCTGCGCGACGTGGAGACCAATCCGCTGCAAGGCGGCATCGACCAGGTGGCGATGGCGCTGCCCACCACCAAGTGGGCCCACCGCGTCACCCATACCGAACGCATTCCCGAACTCGCCGCCCAGGCCATCCGCACCTGCATGAACGGCCGCCCCGGCCCGGTGCTGCTGGACGTGCCCATCGACGTGCTGCACATCCCCGTGGACGAGGCGAAGGTACGCCCGGCCACGGGCCTCAACGTGCGCACCGCGCCCGCCCCGGCGGCGGAGGACGTGGCGGCGATCATCGAGATGCTGAAGGCGGCGCAACGCCCGGCGATCTTCGTCGGCAACGGCATCCGCTTCGCCAAGGCCGAAGGCGAGCTGCGGCGTTTCGCCGAAGCCGCCGGCATCCCCGTGTTCTGCGGCGGCCACGGCTACGGCGCGCTGCCCTACGATCATCCGCTCTGGGGCAAGGATCTGGCGCTGCTCGGCGCCCTGGGCATGATGGGCCAGCCGCCGCTCGACGCGCTGCTGGTGGTGGGCGCCCGCCTCGGCCTGTTCACCGGCGGCCGCAACGAAACCATCGTGCCCAACGGCACCCCGATCGCCCACGTGGACCTGCATCCGGCCGAACTGGGCCGCCTGCGTGAAGTGAAGGTGCCGGTATTGGCCGATGCGCGCGAAACCTTCCGCGCCCTGGCCGACGCCGCACAGACGGTGGATTGGCCGGACTGGGCCGCCTGGACCGCCACCGCCACCGCCATCAAATCCATGACCGGGGCGATGTTCGGCCCGGCGCAGCCGGAGCAGTCGCCGGCCCATCCCCACCACGTGATGGAGACCCTCTCGGCGGCGATGCCCCGCGACGCGATCTACGTCCTCGATGGCGGCGAGGTCTCCGCCTGGAGCCACATGGCGCTGAAGGCGGACGCCAGCTGCCAGATCATCGGCGCCGGCTACCACGGCTGCCTCGGGACCGGCCCCGGGATGTCCATCGGCGCCCAGATCGCCCATCCGGACAAGCGGGTGGTGCAGGTCACCGGCGACGGCGCCATGGGCTTCCACATCCAGGAATTCGACACCCAGGTGCGCCACAAGCTGCCGGTGCTGACGGTGATCCTCAACAACCAGTTGTGGGGCATGTCGGCCCACGGCCAGGATCTGATCTACGGCCGCTCCAAACGCGTCATCGCCGATCTCTCCGGCACCCGCTACGCCGACATCGCGCAAGCCTTCGGCTGTCACGCCGAGCGGGTGGAGCGCCTGGCCGACCTGGCGCCGGCCCTGGCCCGCGCCCTGGCCGCCGGCAAGCCGGCCTGCGTCGAGGTGATGATCGATCCCGACGTGATGCACCCCACCATGCCCGCCATGGTCGGCGCCGACAACCCGGGGCCGAACGAAATCATGATTCCCTATTACGACAACATCGTGATGGACTGA
- the yihA gene encoding ribosome biogenesis GTP-binding protein YihA/YsxC: protein MSLFRHAVFEISVASPAGLPFSNAPEVAFAGRSNAGKSSAINTLAGHTRLAYVSKTPGRTQLINLFRLKNGAALVDLPGYGYAEVPAAVRRQWQGLLEHYLTQRENLAGLVLIMDARRPFTDLDRQMIAWFASTGKPIHCLLTKSDKLTNQEQIKVLRAAKAEAASLTGDISLQLFSSLKKKGIEEVEKVVGGWLSSEDQAPVSDPVTPFPGKGAGG, encoded by the coding sequence ATGTCCCTGTTCCGCCACGCGGTTTTTGAAATTTCGGTCGCCAGTCCGGCGGGTCTGCCTTTTTCCAATGCGCCGGAAGTGGCTTTCGCCGGACGCTCCAATGCGGGCAAGTCTTCGGCGATCAATACGTTGGCGGGCCATACGCGGCTTGCCTACGTCTCCAAGACCCCCGGGCGCACCCAGTTGATCAATCTGTTCCGCCTCAAGAACGGCGCCGCGCTGGTGGATCTGCCCGGCTACGGTTATGCGGAAGTGCCGGCGGCGGTGCGCCGCCAGTGGCAGGGACTGCTGGAGCATTACCTGACCCAGCGCGAGAATCTGGCCGGGCTGGTGCTGATCATGGACGCCCGCCGTCCGTTCACCGATCTCGATCGGCAGATGATCGCCTGGTTCGCGTCGACCGGCAAGCCGATCCACTGCCTGCTGACCAAATCCGACAAGCTGACGAATCAGGAGCAGATCAAGGTGCTGCGGGCCGCCAAGGCCGAGGCGGCGTCCCTGACGGGCGACATCAGCCTGCAGCTTTTCTCCAGTTTGAAGAAGAAGGGCATCGAGGAAGTGGAAAAGGTCGTGGGCGGCTGGCTGAGTTCCGAAGATCAGGCCCCGGTTTCTGATCCAGTCACCCCCTTCCCCGGGAAGGGGGCCGGGGGGTAG